One Manihot esculenta cultivar AM560-2 chromosome 18, M.esculenta_v8, whole genome shotgun sequence genomic window carries:
- the LOC110606929 gene encoding probable calcium-binding protein CML41, protein MATTRVSKPSKWLPRSRGFKLLTLPRIGSKPRSSHSQQSRLTKEEELQIVFRHFDRDGDGKISGEELGAYFTSVGESMSNENVQRVIKDFDTDGDKLLEFNDFARLLEGDDNIDDDLRRAFEVFEGENKGGGCITAKGLQQAFNRLGEAKSLQECAAMIRVFDLDGNGVLDFHEFHKMMIN, encoded by the coding sequence ATGGCAACTACTAGAGTATCCAAGCCCTCTAAATGGCTCCCCAGAAGCCGAGGTTTCAAGCTACTAACTCTCCCTCGCATTGGCTCAAAACCCAGATCTTCTCACTCACAACAATCCAGGCTCACAAAAGAAGAAGAGCTTCAGATAGTTTTTCGCCACTTCGATAGAGATGGAGATGGCAAGATTTCAGGAGAGGAACTCGGTGCTTATTTCACATCAGTAGGAGAGTCCATGTCAAATGAAAACGTTCAAAGGGTCATTAAAGATTTCGACACTGATGGCGACAAGTTGCTGGAATTTAATGACTTCGCTCGATTGTTGGAAGGAGACGACAACATTGATGATGATCTTAGAAGGGCTTTCGAGGTATTTGAAGGAGAGAATAAGGGTGGTGGGTGCATTACAGCAAAAGGGTTACAACAGGCATTTAATCGTTTAGGAGAAGCAAAGTCACTTCAAGAATGTGCAGCTATGATTAGAGTATTTGATCTTGATGGCAATGGGGTGCTCGATTTTCATGAATTTCACAAAATGATGATTAATTAG